The Terriglobales bacterium DNA segment CATTCTTGCGATAGACGATGCGCAAGCGCCGTTCCAGCTTCAAGTCCGCGATTGGAATGCGCACCAGGTCGCCGCGCTTCAATTCCTCTTCCACGCAGATGCCGGGCACCAGCGCGACTCCATTTTCCATCATCACGAACTTCTTGATCGCCTCGATGGTGGGCAGCTCGGCATCCATGTTCAGCGGCGTCTTGTGACGCTTGAATGCGTGGATCACCTTGGCGCGATAAGGGGAGGGCACATGGTGGGCCACGAACGATTCGACCCCGAGCTGTTTAATGCTCACTTGCTTTGCCTTGGAAAGCGTGTGTCGCGGATATACGACAAATGCCAATTCGTCGCGATAGACGACGATGCTGCGCAGCAAGGGGTCCTCGGGATTGAAGGAGACCACCCCGCATTCCACGTTGTGCTCCAGGATATCCTGGGGAATGCGGCTGGCGAGCGAACGCTCGACCGTGGTCTTCACCATCGGGTAAAGCCGGCGGAACTCGGCCAGCACCGGCAGCAGGTACAGGCAGGTGTACTCGTTGGCGGCGATGCACAGTTTGCCTTTGCGCATCTCGCGCATTTCCACCAGGGCCGCCGCCGCCTCGCCGCGCAAGTTCAGCAGCTTCTGGGCATAGTCGTGCAGCACGCGTCCGGCGTCGGTGAGGTGGCCGTCGCGCGAGGAGCGATCGAACAGGGACTCCCCTAACTCGTCCTCCAGCTTGCGGATGGCCTGGCTGACCGCGGGCTGCGTCCGGTACAGCTTCTCCGCCGCCCGCGAGAAGCTCCCCTCGCGCGCCACCATGACGAATACTTCCAGCTGGAACAGGTCCATTCCTCCCCCTATTCGGCGACCTTGGGCCGGGGGCGACTGGCGATTATGCCATCAGAAAAGCTAATGATAACGAAAAGAATTATAACTTGGAGTTTTGCCGGCCTGTAAGGGTAGCATTCGGGTGGCGGTCCGGCGCTCCGGACGGCCCGATCCGCCTTGGGTTTTTGCTCACATAGCAGTGTGACCCCAGGTGCAAGGAGGCGCAGTGAGCGGCAATCGAATCACGATTTTCGATACTACGCTGCGCGACGGCGAACAGTCGCCCGGATGCAGCATGAACCTCGAAGAGAAGGTTCTGATTGCGGGCGAACTGGACCGCCTCGGCGTTGACGTCATCGAGGCCGGGTTTCCCATCGCGTCCGAGGGGGATTACCGCGGGGTAAAAGCGGTAGCCGAGCGCGTCCGCCGGCCGGCGATCGCGGCGCTGGCGCGTTGTACCCGGGCCGACATCGATCGCGCCTGGGATGCGATTCGCGAAGCCGAGCACCCGCGCATCCATGTCTTCCTTGCCACTTCCGATATCCACCTGCAATACAAGTTAAAGATCAGCCGCCGCGACGCCCTGGCGCAGTCACGCGAAGCAGTGGCTTACGCCCACTCCCT contains these protein-coding regions:
- a CDS encoding 2-isopropylmalate synthase, translated to MSGNRITIFDTTLRDGEQSPGCSMNLEEKVLIAGELDRLGVDVIEAGFPIASEGDYRGVKAVAERVRRPAIAALARCTRADIDRAWDAIREAEHPRIHVFLATSDIHLQYKLKISRRDALAQSREAVAYAHSLCDDVEFSPEDATRSDPEFLCSVLEGVIEAGATTLNIPDTVGYTVPSEF
- a CDS encoding LysR family transcriptional regulator encodes the protein MDLFQLEVFVMVAREGSFSRAAEKLYRTQPAVSQAIRKLEDELGESLFDRSSRDGHLTDAGRVLHDYAQKLLNLRGEAAAALVEMREMRKGKLCIAANEYTCLYLLPVLAEFRRLYPMVKTTVERSLASRIPQDILEHNVECGVVSFNPEDPLLRSIVVYRDELAFVVYPRHTLSKAKQVSIKQLGVESFVAHHVPSPYRAKVIHAFKRHKTPLNMDAELPTIEAIKKFVMMENGVALVPGICVEEELKRGDLVRIPIADLKLERRLRIVYRKNANLSHAAHAFLKVAEGMADGERYLFQQER